The genomic stretch CGATCCCGACACCGTCTACAAGGACAACGCCGAGGTCCTCTTCAGCTCCCTCTCCGGCGGGAAGGAGAACTTCAACGACGTCGGCGTCCCGACGAGCCCCGTCTACTTCGAGTTCCGGGCGAACATGGTCTCCAAGAACACGAGCGGGAAGAGCTTCGTCGCCGATCCCTTCGGCCATCCCTACGGCTTCACGACCGACTCCAACGCCTTCTTCAACACCGGCTTCGTCGACCTCTGGAGCACCTCCGGCCAGGACGGCCAGGGCTCGAAGACGAATGTGTTGCAGTGGGCGACGAATTGGAAGCAGTAGGGGGGGGGCGGGGCGGCTATTTTTCCAAGCGCTCCTCTCCCATAGAGCCGTCTCCCAATAGGAGTCTGGGCGTATGGGTACCATCTACCCCTGCGGTACGTACCCTCGGGCGCTCCAGGAAGCAGCCGATTTTAATCCAGTTCGGAGACAAGGCGCCGCCCAAGCGCGTCCGCCTAGTTCAGGCCCTCAGAAGGGGAGGTCACGGAGGGGCAAAGCCCCTCTGTGGCTATAAAGCGGATCGCCTCCAGCTCTACAGGGTTGACCGCGCCAGCCCCGAAGGGCCGCCCCTCCTCCGAAATCCCTTCCCCTCTGCGTCTCTCTCCCCCATGGACGAGCGCCCTACTCTAGAGTAAATTACCCCTATGGTCCCCCCGCGCTTCATTTTTCCCCTCCTCTTTCTCGCGACCACGGTCGTCCTTCCTCTCCGTGCAGAAAGCCCCAGTTCCACCGAGGCGGCGGCCTCGACCGAAGGGATGGGAGCCACTTCGCCCCTGGTCTCCGATCCCACGGGGACGGGGGCCAATCAAGGCTCTTCGGCCGATCTCCGCTGGCCGGTCCCGGTCGATTCTCCCGGGGTCAATGACGAGGGCAAGGGCGTCGTCACCCATGACGAAGGGGTCGCGAATCTGGCCCATGCCCAGGTCTCCCTCAACGCGGTCTGGACGATCCTCTGCGGCCTTCTCGCGCTCCTCGCCCCGATCGGGCTGGTCGCCTTCCAGATCGGCCTCGCGGGCGGCGAGCGGGGGACCGAAAAGGCCCTCCTCGGCTTCCTCGGGCCGCTGTGGGCGGTCCTCGCCTTCTGGGCGTTCGGCTTCGCGCTCCTCTTCGGCGGCTACGGGGCGCTTCCCGCGGCGATCGGCTGGCAGCCCGCCGTCGGGCAGGGCGTCGATCTCCTGAACCGGGAGTTCACCCCCCGGACCTTGGCGACGTGGATCGGCCATCCCTTCGGGCTCTGGGGCTATCGCGGCTTCGGCCTTGCGGCGACCTACGACACGGCGGTCTTCACCCTCTTCTTCTTCCAGGCGGCGGCGCTCGCCCTCGCGGCGGCGATCCCCGTCGGGACGCTGACGGCGACGGGCCGCTGGGGCCTCCGGCGGGGCGTCGTCTTCGCCTTCGGCTTCGTCCTGCCCTACGCCCTCTTCGGGAACTGGGTCTGGGGCGGCGGCTGGCTGGCCCAGCTCGGCGTCAATTACGGCGTCGGCCACGGCTTCGTCGACTTCGGCGGCGGGGCGGTGATCCATCTCCTGGGCGGCATCGTCGCGGGGGTCGGCGCGCTCGTCCTCGGCACGCGGGGGAAGGAGGGAGAGGGGATTTCCTCCTATTCGATCTATTCCTCGATGCCGCTGATCCTCGGCGGGGCGGCGGTGACCGTCGTCGGCTGGATCGCCCTCACGGCGGGGGCGACGTTCTCCGGGAACGACCTCCGCCTCTCGGTCGTCGCCGTGAACACCCTCCTGAGCGGCGCCGCGGGCGCGGCCGGGGCGGCGCTCTATTTCATCAGCCTCCACAAGGGGGAACCCTCGCCCGTGCGGATTGCCTCGGGGGTCCTCGCCGGTTTCGCGGCGGCGGCAGCCTCGGCGGCCTTCGTCAATGCGCCCGGCGCGGTCCTGATCGGCCTCGTCTCGGGGTTCCTCGCCTCGGCGGCGTGGAAGAAGCTCCGGCAGGTCCTCGGCGGCGACGTCGCCGCGGGAACGGTCGCCGTCCACGGCCTCGGCGGCGCGTGGGGCGTGCTGGCGGTCGGCCTCTTCGCCGACGGCAGCTACGGCCAGGGCTGGGGCGGCCTCCATTCGCTGGTGAAGGACGGCGCCCTGCGGAACCTCGTCAACGACGGCGCCGAGGGGACTCTCAACCAGTATGCGACCCTCGTCAGCCCGACGGCGGAAGAAGGCGGCTGGAGCGACCAGGGCGTGACCGGGGTCCTCGGCCCGCTCTTCGGCGGCAACCAATGGGACGGCGGCCAGCTCATCGCCCAGCTCATCGGCCTCCTGGCGGCGGGGGTCCTGATCGGCGGCCTCGTCTGGAGCCTGTTCCGTCTGTTCCGCCGCTATTGCCCCAACAAATCGATTGGGGATTTTGCTGGCGAAATCGAGGGGACCAAGTAGAACTACTTATATGATGCGTTTCCTTTCGGAGCGGGTGAAGTCGGCGATTTTCGCCGCGGGTCTCGGTTGCTGTTTCATCTTCACCGGCATCGGGGCGGCCCTCGTCTCCTCGGCCCACGCCGAGACGAAGCCCCTCGATCTGGAGAACACCCTTTACCTCGACCTGAAGGACGGACGGGTCGTCATCGCGATGTATCCCGACCTCGCCCCGAAGCACGTCGCCCGGATCAAGGAACTGGTGCGGAAAGGCTTCTACGACGGCATCGTCTTCCACCGCGTGATCGAGAGCTTCATGGCCCAGACCGGCGACCCGACCGGCACCGGCAGCGGCGGGAGCGGCACCCGGATCCCGGCCGAGTTCTCCAGCAAGCCCTTCATTCGCGGCGCCGTCGGCATGGCCCGCTCGGCGAGCCCCGACAGCGCCGACAGCCAGTGGTTCATCTGCTTCAAGCCCTCCTTCTTCCTCGACAGCCAGTACACCCTCTGGGGCCAGGTCGTCCAGGGGATGGAATTCGTCGACAACATCACCCGTGGCGAGCCCCCTGCCAACCCGGACAAGATCGTCCGCCTCCGCGTCGCCGCCGACGTGAAGAACGAGACGGCTCCGGTGAGCGCCGCCCCCGCTCCGACGATGGCCCCGGTGCCCGCGCCCGCGCCGTCGCCGATTAAATAAGGGGGGATCGCAGGAGTGGGGCGGCCCTTCGGGACGGGGTACATCTCCCTGTACAGCTGGATGCCGGACGCGCGTTTAGAGATGCAAGAGGGGGCTGCGCCCCTCCTGCACCTCCCCCTCTGATAGGCCGTGGTGTAGATAAAGCGCGACCCAAGAGGCCTATCTTCCATAAGCCCGCTCTACTCCGCTGGATCTAACCTCCTTGAGAGCCGAGCCATGGGAAGGAGCATCCAAGGAGCAGCCCTATCTCCTCGGTGCTGAACCCCTGAAGATATCTCTCCCATACGATAGGAGTCAGGGCGTATGGGTACCGCTCCCCCTTCAGTACGTATCCTCGGGCGTACTGGAACCATCCGATTTTAATCCAGTGAGAAGACGAGGCGCAGGGGGAAACGCGTCCGCCTAGGTAAGGCCCTCAGAACAGGAGGTCACGGAGGGGCAAAGCCCCTCTGTGGCGTTAAAGCGGGTCGCCTCCAGCTGTACAGGGTTGACCCCGCAAGCCCCGGAGGGCGCCCCCCGTTCCGCGACCCCTTTCCCCGTGCGCTTTCCGCCGCCCGAAGCCGCGAAACCGAAGCCTCTTTTCTAGAAGGTTGTCACCACCCCAAAACCCCATTAGAGTAACCCCCTATGGCTCTCGATGACGTGCTTTTGGAAGGTGAAGAGAAGATGATCAAGGCGCTCGAATTCCTGAAGACGGAATTCGGCGGCGTCCGCACCGGCAAGGCTTCGCCCGACCTGGTGAACAACCTCACCGTCGTCGCCTACGATTCCCACATGAAGCTGAAGGAAGTCGCCGCCGTGACGACCCCCGATCCCCGCATGGTCATGATCCAGCCGTGGGACGCCGGGACCGTCGACGCCATCCGCAAGGCGATCGAGGAATCGAAGCTCGGCATCTCCCCCATCATCGACGGCAAGATCATCCGCCTCCCGATCCCCGCCCTCTCCGAGGAGCGCCGCAACGACCTCGTGAAGACCATCCGCAAGATGGCCGAGGAAGGCCGCGTCGCCCTCCGCGCCGTCCGCCGCATCGCCATCGACGAGGCGAAGAAGCTTCAGAAAGACGGCGACATCACCGAGGACGACCTGAAGGACGCCGAAAAGGAAGTCCAGAAGCTGACCGACCAGTATAACGGCGAAATCGACAAGGCTCTTGAAAGCAAGGAAGCCGAGTTGATGAAGGTGTAGGGTGGGGGGAGGCCTGTGCGCTTGGGAGAGGGAGCGCTTGGGGAAAGGGGTCGCGGAATGGGGAGCGCCCTTCGGGGCTTGCGCGGTCAACCCTGTACAGCTGGAGGCGATCCGCTTTATAGCCCAAGAGGGGCTTCGCCCCTCCTGGAACCTCCCCTTCGGAAGGCCTGAACTAGGCGGACGCGCTTGGGCGGCGCCTCGTCTCCGAACTAGATTAAAATCTGCTGCTTCCCGGAGCGTCCGAGGGTACGAACTATAGGGAGAGACGGGGCCAATACGCCCTGACTCCTATTGGGAGAGAAACGCTTGGGAGGAATCACGCGTCCTAGGGCTTGTGGAAGCGAAGAGGAGACGCTTCTTAAAGCACCTCTTTGTATCTATCCATCAACACCTTACATCGCACCCAGAACGTCACAGATTCAGCCTTGCAGGCCCGGAATGCGGCCCCTAGTACCATAGGACTCGCGATTTTTTCAGAATACCACCACTTTCAGCTGTTTTTCCCATGCCCAAACGCACCGATATCAAGTCGATCCTCCTGATCGGCTCCGGCCCCATCATCATCGGCCAAGCCTGTGAATTCGACTATTCCGGCGTCCAGGCCTGCAAGGCCCTGCGTGAGGAAGGCTATCGCGTCATCCTGGTGAACAGCAACCCGGCGACGATCATGACCGATCCCGAGTTCGCCGACCGGACCTACATCGAGCCGATCACCCCCGAGATCGTCGAGAAGATCATCGAGCGCGAGCGCCCCGACTGCCTCCTCCCCACGCTCGGCGGCCAGACGGCGCTGAACACGGCGATGTCCCTCTTCCACTCCGGCGTCCTCGAAAAATACAACGTCGAGATGATCGGCGCGAACGCCGACGCGATCCGCAAGGGCGAGGACCGGCAGCTCTTCAAGGACGCGATGCTGAAGATCGGCCTCGACGTCCCCCTCTCCGGCACGGCGCACAACATGGAGGAGGCCCGCAAGATCGCGACGGAGAAGATCGGCCGCTATCCCCTCATCATCCGCCCCGCCTTCACCATGGGCGGCACGGGCGGCGGCATCGCCTACAACAAGGAGGAGTTCGAGGCCATCGCCGCGAACGGCATCGCCCTCTCCCCCGTCTCCGAGATCCTGATCGAGGAATCGCTCCTCGGCTGGAAGGAATACGAGATGGAAGTCATGCGCGACCGCGCCGACAACTGCGTCATCATCTGTTCCATCGAGAACTTCGACCCGATGGGGGTCCACACCGGGGACAGCATCACCGTCGCCCCCGCGCAGACCCTCACCGACAAGGAATACCAGATCATGCGGGACGCCTCGTTCGCCGTGATCCGGGAGATCGGCGTCGAGACCGGCGGCTCGAACATCCAGTTCAGCGTCGATCCCGTCACGGGCCGGATGATCGTCATCGAGATGAATCCCCGCGTCTCCCGCTCCTCGGCCCTCGCGTCGAAGGCGACCGGCTTCCCCATCGCCAAGATCGCGGCGAAGCTCGCCGTCGGCTACACCCTCGACGAGATCCGCAACGACATCACCCGCGAGACCCCCGCCTGCTTCGAGCCGACGATCGATTACGTCGTCACGAAGATCCCCCGCTTCGCCTTCGAGAAATTCGTCGGCACCGACGTCACCCTCACCACGGCGATGAAGAGCGTCGGCGAGGCGATGGCCATCGGCCGCACCTTCCGCGAATCGTTCCAGAAGGCCCTCCGCTCCCTCGAAATCGGCGCATGGGGCTTCGGCGGCGGCAAGCTCGGCTGCACCACGATTCCCCCCGTCGACGAGATCCAGGCGAAGCTCGCCACGCCGAACGCCGAGCGCGTCCTCTATCTCCGCTACGCCTTCCTGGCGGGCTGGAGCGTCGAGAAGATCCACGCCGTCACGAAGATCGATCCCTGGTTCCTCGAACACCTCCAGGCCATCGTCGACGAGGAGAAGGCCCTCGCCGCCGACCAGAGCGACGCCGCGCTGACCAGCGCGAAGGAGAACGGCTTCTCCGACCGCCAGATCGCCGCGATCTGGGGCAAGACCGAGGCCGAGATCCGCGCCCGCCGGAAGAGCATCGGCCTCGTCGCCGCCTACCGCCTCGTCGACACCTGCGCCGCCGAGTTCGAGGCCTACACCCCCTACTTCTACTCCAGCTACGACCGCCTCGACGACGAGGCCCGCGTCGGCAAGGACGACAAGAAAAAGATCATGATCCTCGGCGGCGGGCCGAACCGCATCGGCCAGGGCATCGAGTTCGACTACTGCTGCGTCCACGCCGCCTTCTCGCTGAAGGACCTCGGCTTCGAGACCCTCATGGTCAACTCGAACCCCGAGACCGTCTCGACCGACTACGACACCTCCGACAAGCTCTTCTTCGAGCCCCTCACGCTCGAGGACGTCCTCAGCATCTACGAGCGCGAGAAGGTCTGGGGCGTCATCGTCCAGTTCGGCGGCCAGACGCCGCTGAACCTCGCCGCCGGGCTCCAGGCCAACGGCGTCAACATCATCGGCACCTCGGTCGAGTCGATCGACCGCGCCGAGGACCGGAAGCTCTTCTCCGAGATGCTCACCAAGCTCGGCCTCCTCCAGACGCCGAGCGCCATCGCCTCGAACGAGGAGGAGGCGATCGCGGGCGCCACGAAGGTCGGCTACCCCGTCCTCGTCCGTCCCTCCTTCGTCCTCGGCGGCCGCGCCATGCAGATCGTCTACAGCGACGAGGAGCTGCGCTACTACATGCGCAACGCCGTCGCCGCCTCTCCCGAGAAGCCGGTCCTCATCGACCGCTTCCTCAACGACGCCACCGAGGTCGACGTCGATTGCATCGCCGACGGCACCGACGCCGTCATCGGCGCGATCATGGAGCACATCGAGCAGGCGGGCGTCCACTCCGGCGACAGCGCCTGCATGATCCCCTCGCGGAACCTCTCCGAGGGAGTCCTCGCCGAGATCCGCCGGGCCACCATCTCGATGGCGAAGGAGCTCAATGTCCGCGGCCTGATGAACGTCCAGTTCGCCGTGAAGGACGAGAAGGTCTACGTCCTCGAGGTCAATCCCCGCGCCAGCCGCACCGTCCCCTTCGTCAGCAAGGCGATCGGCGTCCCGCTGGCGAAGCTCGCCGCGCAGATCATGGCCGGGAAGACGCTGAAGGAACTCGGCTTCCTCAAGGAAGTCATCCCCTCGCACTACTCGGTGAAGGAAGCCGTCCTTCCCTTCAACCGCTTCCCCGGCGTCGACATCCTCCTCGGGCCCGAGATGAAATCGACCGGCGAAGTCATGGGCATCGACGCCGACTACGCCCTCGCCTATGCCAAGACCCAGATGGCCGCCTCCTCGACCCTGCCGAAGAAGGGCAACGTCTTCGTCAGCGTCCGCGACGCCGACAAGCCCGCCGCCGTCGAGGTCGCCCGGAGCCTCGTGAAATCGGGCTTCACCGTCTACACCACCGGCGGCACCGGCGACGCCCTGGCGAACGCGGGCGTCACCTGCACCCGCCTCCATAAAGTCTCCGAAGGCCGCCCCAACGTCCTCGACATGCTGAAGAACGGCGAGATCGCCCTCGTCATCAACACCCCGGCGGGGAAGGTGGCGCGGGTCGACGAAGTCCGCATCCGCACGACGTCACTTAACGCCCGGGTCCCCGTCATCACGACGCTTGCCGCCGCGCAGGCTGCGGCGTTGGCGATTGAGACGCTGCAGGTGAAGCCGCTGACGGTGAAGTCCATCCAAGAGTATCACGGGATTCCTGATAGAAAGTAGTCCGATAAACAAGCGAGCTTGAGATAGCGCCGTCTTTCAAAGCGCCCTTTGGGGCGGGCGGGGTCGACCCTGTACAGGTGGATGTAACCCGCTTTATAGCCCAAGAGGGGCTTCGCCCCTCCTCGAACCTCCCCCTCGAAGGGCCTGAACTAGGCGGACGCGCTTTGGCGGCGCCTTGTCTCTTAACTGGATTAAAATCCGCTGCTTCCCGAGCGTCCGAGGGTACGTACTGAAGGGGTAGCGGTACCAATACGCCTAGACTCCTATTGGGAGAGAGAGCACGGGGAGAAGAACCAAAGAAATAGGTCTCTCCATTATCGCCTTAGCCCTCCGCCCGAGTCGTCAGGATCTTATACGCCCCGCCCAGTTTCACGAGGGTCAGGCCCGGGACCACTTTCTCGTAGGCCAGATGTTGATTGGCGACCAGGAAGAGGCGGCCGCGCGGGCGCAGGCTTTCCCAGGCTTTCTGGATGAAGAGTTGGCCGAGGCCGAGGTCGGTTCCCTTCCCGGAATGGAATGGCGGGTTCATCACGACCGTATTATAGATCGCCTCCACCTTCCGGCTCCGCAGGTCGTCCCACACGGCGTTGACCTTCTCCCCGTTGTTTCGGGCGCAGCAGGTGACGGCGCGCTGATCGATGTCAAAGGCGTCGATCTGGCGGATTCCCTGATGATCCCGCGCCAGCCGCGCCGAAAGGTAACCGAAGCCGCAACCGAAGTCGGCGACTCGCCCCGAGATGTCGTCGGGAAGATGATCCATCAACAAGCGGCTTCCGGGATCGAGCTGGTCCCAGCCGAAAATCCCCGGCACGGTCCACCATTCCCGCCCGCCGAGAACGAGGGGGCGCAACGCGAGATGGAGCTGCGCGGCCTCCACCTTCTGCCGGTCGGCCTCGGGCGCGGCGCCGGTCCAGGCGACCCGGCAATGGCTCTTGCCGACGCTCTCCACCGGGACGCCGAACGCCTCCAGCATGCCGCGCAGCCGGGTGCCGCCCGCATCGTTCGGGGCGACCGCCATGACGAAGCCCCGGGACCGGTCGAGCGCCAGGGCCAGCAGTCCCTCGACCTCCTCGTGCTGCTGGGGGCAGGTGACGAAGACCGCGTCGTAATCGCGCCCGATCTCGGCGACGTCGGAAACGACGCGATGGCCCTTCTTCTGCAGGGCCTCGGCGAAGTTCTTCCGGGGATGGTAGACATCGGCGGGGGCGTAGTCGGGCAGAGGCTCGCCGTAGAGCCACAGCGTCCGTCCGCGGGGGGCGGCGGTTTGCTCCAGGGCGTAGGCGAGGGCGATGGCGATCATCCGCCGATTGAAGACCACCCGCCCCGGACGAAAAGCTTAAAAGTCGGGAGCGAGGCCCGCGCCTCTCATTGCCGCTCGAGAATCCGGACCCGTTCCCGGCCCTCGCGCCCCGGGAAGGCCGTCGTCGGCACCCATTCCTCAAGCAGGCGGAAAACGGGTGAGAAGAGCCCGTCGAGTTCCTCCGGGGCGCTTCCGAAGGGCGGCCCGTCGTCGTGGCCGGGGGTCATGTAGAAAATCGCGAACAGCTTGCCGCCCGGCCTCAGCAGCGCCGCCGTCGCCCGCGCATACGCGGGGCGCTCCGAGGGAAGGATGGCGCAAAAGCACGTATGCTCGACGATCCAATCGAACGGCCCGCCCCATTCTGCCGGCATCGGATGAAGGAAATCGCCCTCCAGGAAACAGGGGCGCTCCGTCATTCCCGCTGAGGCCCCCCGCGCCTGCTCGACCGCCGTCGGCGCGAGGTCGAGCCCGGTGACCCGGGCCCCGGGCGCGGCGGCCAAGGCGCGGACCTCGTGCCCCCGCCCGCAGCCGGGCACCAGGATCGAGCCCGACATCGGATGCCGCGCCAGATAATCGACGAGCGGGGGCGCGGCGACGCCCTTGTCCCACGGCGTGTCGGCGGCCTCGTAGCGCGCCTGCCAGTCGGTCGGACTCGGGCTTGAACTCATCGCCTCCGTTCCGTGCGGCTCGCCAGCGCCGCCTCGTAACCGTCGGGCGCGGCGAGGGCCCGCATCCGGTAGAAGTTCCCGCCGCATTCGACCTCGTCGAGCCACCGCCCCTCGCCGACGACGGAGAAGGTGTCGAGCCCCCCGGCCAGGCCGGTGCCGAGTGCCTTCAGCACCGCCTCCTTCCGGGTCCAGAGGGAGAGGAAGGTCGCCTCGTCGGGGAGCTGCTCGAAGAACCGGCGTTCCTCGTTGGAAAAAAACCGGGTGGCGATCGCCTTGCAATCGCCCCGCCGCCGTCCGGCGCGCTCCACGTCGATGCCGATGGGGAGCCCCTCGGCGACGGCGATGAGGGCGAGGCCGTCGGTGTGGCCGTAGTTGAATTCGATGCGGCGTTCGGTCTCGGAGAGGAGGATCGGCTTGCCGCCGGGGGCCGTCCCGAGGGCGATCCGGGCGGGGCCGATGGCGAGGAGGCCGCCGAGGAGGCGGCGGAGGGCGAGGCGGGTGACGACGTAGCGGGCGCGCCCCGCCGGATCGGCGAAGGCGGACGCCCGCTCCCGCTCGGCGCCGGAAAGGGTCCCCTCCTCCACCTCGACGCTCTCGACGTCGGCCGTCGGCAGCGGAACGGCCCAGACGAGGGGCTCCCCGTTGGCGATCGTCAGGAGGTCAGGACGAGGGGCGGGATCTCGGTCGGAAAATTGTCTTGGAAGGAGAGAACCCACTCGTTCAGGTTGACCTTTTGGTTCCGCAAGGCGAGGAGAAAGGTCATCGGATAGAGGATATCGCCGGTCCGGGCATTGATCTGGAATTTATGGGGCAGGATCATGCCCGGCTTCCAGAACGATTCCGTGGTGTCGGCCATCGCCCCGCCCCGGGTGACGCGGCGGTAGGTGAGGTCGGCCCGCTGGCAG from Verrucomicrobium sp. GAS474 encodes the following:
- a CDS encoding methyltransferase domain-containing protein, whose product is MSSSPSPTDWQARYEAADTPWDKGVAAPPLVDYLARHPMSGSILVPGCGRGHEVRALAAAPGARVTGLDLAPTAVEQARGASAGMTERPCFLEGDFLHPMPAEWGGPFDWIVEHTCFCAILPSERPAYARATAALLRPGGKLFAIFYMTPGHDDGPPFGSAPEELDGLFSPVFRLLEEWVPTTAFPGREGRERVRILERQ
- the frr gene encoding ribosome recycling factor, whose protein sequence is MALDDVLLEGEEKMIKALEFLKTEFGGVRTGKASPDLVNNLTVVAYDSHMKLKEVAAVTTPDPRMVMIQPWDAGTVDAIRKAIEESKLGISPIIDGKIIRLPIPALSEERRNDLVKTIRKMAEEGRVALRAVRRIAIDEAKKLQKDGDITEDDLKDAEKEVQKLTDQYNGEIDKALESKEAELMKV
- a CDS encoding peptidylprolyl isomerase — encoded protein: MMRFLSERVKSAIFAAGLGCCFIFTGIGAALVSSAHAETKPLDLENTLYLDLKDGRVVIAMYPDLAPKHVARIKELVRKGFYDGIVFHRVIESFMAQTGDPTGTGSGGSGTRIPAEFSSKPFIRGAVGMARSASPDSADSQWFICFKPSFFLDSQYTLWGQVVQGMEFVDNITRGEPPANPDKIVRLRVAADVKNETAPVSAAPAPTMAPVPAPAPSPIK
- the carB gene encoding carbamoyl-phosphate synthase large subunit, whose product is MPKRTDIKSILLIGSGPIIIGQACEFDYSGVQACKALREEGYRVILVNSNPATIMTDPEFADRTYIEPITPEIVEKIIERERPDCLLPTLGGQTALNTAMSLFHSGVLEKYNVEMIGANADAIRKGEDRQLFKDAMLKIGLDVPLSGTAHNMEEARKIATEKIGRYPLIIRPAFTMGGTGGGIAYNKEEFEAIAANGIALSPVSEILIEESLLGWKEYEMEVMRDRADNCVIICSIENFDPMGVHTGDSITVAPAQTLTDKEYQIMRDASFAVIREIGVETGGSNIQFSVDPVTGRMIVIEMNPRVSRSSALASKATGFPIAKIAAKLAVGYTLDEIRNDITRETPACFEPTIDYVVTKIPRFAFEKFVGTDVTLTTAMKSVGEAMAIGRTFRESFQKALRSLEIGAWGFGGGKLGCTTIPPVDEIQAKLATPNAERVLYLRYAFLAGWSVEKIHAVTKIDPWFLEHLQAIVDEEKALAADQSDAALTSAKENGFSDRQIAAIWGKTEAEIRARRKSIGLVAAYRLVDTCAAEFEAYTPYFYSSYDRLDDEARVGKDDKKKIMILGGGPNRIGQGIEFDYCCVHAAFSLKDLGFETLMVNSNPETVSTDYDTSDKLFFEPLTLEDVLSIYEREKVWGVIVQFGGQTPLNLAAGLQANGVNIIGTSVESIDRAEDRKLFSEMLTKLGLLQTPSAIASNEEEAIAGATKVGYPVLVRPSFVLGGRAMQIVYSDEELRYYMRNAVAASPEKPVLIDRFLNDATEVDVDCIADGTDAVIGAIMEHIEQAGVHSGDSACMIPSRNLSEGVLAEIRRATISMAKELNVRGLMNVQFAVKDEKVYVLEVNPRASRTVPFVSKAIGVPLAKLAAQIMAGKTLKELGFLKEVIPSHYSVKEAVLPFNRFPGVDILLGPEMKSTGEVMGIDADYALAYAKTQMAASSTLPKKGNVFVSVRDADKPAAVEVARSLVKSGFTVYTTGGTGDALANAGVTCTRLHKVSEGRPNVLDMLKNGEIALVINTPAGKVARVDEVRIRTTSLNARVPVITTLAAAQAAALAIETLQVKPLTVKSIQEYHGIPDRK
- a CDS encoding type II secretion system protein GspG, whose protein sequence is MVTPRFLRALRLRRQSFTLVELLIVMTIIGILAALTLGGATYAQKKAKISRAQGEIQALATALERYKIDNGIYPETELINTGGDGYTGTADPDTVYKDNAEVLFSSLSGGKENFNDVGVPTSPVYFEFRANMVSKNTSGKSFVADPFGHPYGFTTDSNAFFNTGFVDLWSTSGQDGQGSKTNVLQWATNWKQ
- a CDS encoding methyltransferase, producing the protein MVFNRRMIAIALAYALEQTAAPRGRTLWLYGEPLPDYAPADVYHPRKNFAEALQKKGHRVVSDVAEIGRDYDAVFVTCPQQHEEVEGLLALALDRSRGFVMAVAPNDAGGTRLRGMLEAFGVPVESVGKSHCRVAWTGAAPEADRQKVEAAQLHLALRPLVLGGREWWTVPGIFGWDQLDPGSRLLMDHLPDDISGRVADFGCGFGYLSARLARDHQGIRQIDAFDIDQRAVTCCARNNGEKVNAVWDDLRSRKVEAIYNTVVMNPPFHSGKGTDLGLGQLFIQKAWESLRPRGRLFLVANQHLAYEKVVPGLTLVKLGGAYKILTTRAEG
- a CDS encoding 4'-phosphopantetheinyl transferase superfamily protein, with product MGSLLPRQFSDRDPAPRPDLLTIANGEPLVWAVPLPTADVESVEVEEGTLSGAERERASAFADPAGRARYVVTRLALRRLLGGLLAIGPARIALGTAPGGKPILLSETERRIEFNYGHTDGLALIAVAEGLPIGIDVERAGRRRGDCKAIATRFFSNEERRFFEQLPDEATFLSLWTRKEAVLKALGTGLAGGLDTFSVVGEGRWLDEVECGGNFYRMRALAAPDGYEAALASRTERRR